In Polynucleobacter sp. TUM22923, one genomic interval encodes:
- a CDS encoding NAD(P)/FAD-dependent oxidoreductase, with product MIRVTELRLPISHAPEALEEAILKRLNLSPQDLVRTEVFKRSYDARKNVALAFIYTVDLSVKNEEQILQQFSSDIHVRPSPDTSYHFVANAAQVNTQVQSDHFQRPVVIGFGPCGIFAALILAQMGLKPIILERGKAVRERTQDTWGLWRKNVLNPESNVQFGEGGAGTFSDGKLYSQIKDSKFYGRKVIHEFIRAGAPEEIRYVAKPHIGTFRLVGVVEKMRKEIIELGGEVRFSQKVTGFDIDNERIQGVRIEGHPDLKANHVIIALGHSARDTFHALHDAGVYMEAKPFSVGFRIEHPQSLIDKARLGPHAGNALIGAADYKLVYHAKNGRSVYSFCMCPGGTVVAAASEPNRVVTNGMSQYSRNERNANAGIVVGITPEDYPGGPLAGIEFQRMLESKAYEMGGSTYEAPGQLVGDFLAGRPSTEFGSVIPSYKPGVHLTDLVDSLPLYAIEAIREAIPAFEKQIKGFSLKDAVLTGVETRTSSPLRITRGANCQSLNIKGLYPAGEGAGYAGGILSAGVDGIKVAEAVALDYLAH from the coding sequence GCCGCAGGACTTGGTGCGCACAGAGGTCTTCAAGCGAAGTTACGATGCCAGAAAGAATGTTGCTCTGGCTTTCATCTACACAGTCGATCTCTCGGTCAAGAATGAGGAGCAGATCCTTCAGCAATTCTCAAGCGATATTCATGTGAGACCTTCCCCGGATACGAGTTATCACTTTGTAGCCAATGCGGCCCAAGTGAATACTCAAGTTCAGTCAGATCATTTTCAAAGACCCGTGGTGATTGGCTTTGGCCCTTGCGGAATTTTTGCGGCCTTGATTTTGGCTCAAATGGGACTCAAGCCTATTATTTTGGAGCGCGGTAAGGCTGTTCGAGAGCGCACTCAAGATACCTGGGGCTTGTGGCGTAAAAACGTGTTAAATCCTGAGTCCAATGTACAGTTTGGTGAGGGTGGAGCAGGTACCTTTTCGGATGGCAAACTTTATAGTCAAATTAAAGACTCGAAGTTTTATGGCCGTAAAGTCATCCATGAATTTATTAGAGCGGGTGCACCAGAAGAGATTCGCTATGTGGCAAAGCCTCACATCGGCACCTTTCGTTTGGTTGGCGTGGTCGAAAAAATGCGCAAAGAAATTATCGAGCTGGGTGGAGAGGTGCGATTCTCACAAAAAGTCACCGGCTTTGATATTGATAATGAGCGGATACAAGGCGTGAGGATAGAGGGGCATCCGGACCTTAAGGCGAATCATGTGATTATTGCTTTAGGCCATAGTGCACGTGACACCTTCCATGCACTGCATGATGCTGGGGTCTACATGGAAGCGAAGCCTTTCTCGGTAGGCTTTCGCATTGAGCACCCCCAGTCATTAATCGACAAGGCTCGCCTAGGGCCTCATGCAGGCAACGCGTTGATTGGCGCTGCAGATTACAAATTGGTTTATCACGCCAAGAATGGGCGCTCTGTCTACAGTTTTTGTATGTGCCCTGGCGGTACGGTGGTAGCCGCTGCATCAGAGCCTAATCGTGTTGTAACCAACGGCATGAGCCAGTACTCTCGTAATGAACGCAATGCAAATGCCGGTATTGTTGTTGGTATCACGCCTGAGGACTACCCTGGCGGTCCTCTTGCTGGTATTGAGTTTCAAAGAATGCTGGAGTCTAAGGCATATGAAATGGGTGGCTCTACTTATGAGGCCCCAGGGCAATTGGTCGGGGATTTTTTAGCAGGCAGACCTTCTACTGAATTTGGTAGTGTGATTCCTTCCTATAAGCCCGGCGTTCATCTGACAGACCTGGTCGATAGTTTGCCGCTCTATGCGATTGAAGCTATTCGAGAGGCAATCCCGGCATTTGAAAAGCAAATAAAAGGATTTTCTCTAAAAGACGCAGTGCTCACTGGAGTGGAGACGAGAACCTCTTCTCCATTGCGGATTACTCGCGGTGCTAACTGTCAAAGTCTAAATATAAAGGGACTCTATCCCGCAGGGGAGGGGGCCGGTTATGCAGGGGGTATTTTATCTGCAGGCGTAGA